One genomic region from Salvelinus fontinalis isolate EN_2023a chromosome 18, ASM2944872v1, whole genome shotgun sequence encodes:
- the LOC129815169 gene encoding chromodomain-helicase-DNA-binding protein 5-like isoform X1, translating to MPGSLISNEDEGQEDMDFEDEIPDEDEEGQHNTVPLTPLDSFFTDNDSLKQQKKKKLKKMKEGKMPKVKKRKKEGGGGGGVGGGGSDLKKQAPEQEDDRPLQGPEIGSESESSTYAPTTKKKKKPKEKKPKRKKREEEEEDDDDDDDEDDENNKEPKSSSQLMQEWGLEDVQYGFTEEDYTTLTNYKAFSQFLRPLIAKKNPKIPMSKMMTVLGAKWREFSANNPFKGTSATAVAAAVAAAVETVTVASPTSVKEITTLSSSQPGQIRKAKTKDGKGPGVRRKTKTVKEVKKKSKGKKTKSKKKASSSEEDFGLEESDFDDVSIHSASVRSDTSGNAKKKARKGRKKRKREDGDGYETDHQDYCEVCQQGGEIILCDTCPKAYHLVCLDPELEKAPEGKWSCPHCEKEGIQWEAKDDDDEEEEVAVEEEDDHLEFCRVCKDGGELLCCDTCPSSYHIHCLNPPLPEIPNGEWLCPRCMCTPPKGKVQRILHWIWGDPPLPMEVPPGPNGETVDPLVQPPLKGHPERELFVKWAGLSYWHCSWVSELQLELYHAVMYRNYQRKNDMDEPPPYDYGSGEEELNNEKRKSKDPQYAAMEERFYRYGIKPEWMVIHRILNHSYDKDGDVHYMIKWRDLPYDQCTWEVDDFDVPEYHNAKHSYWDHREQMIGDDQRPLVVRKGKKGKEEEKRREREIPPNAPIIDPTIKFEHQPWYINATGGTLHPYQLEGLNWLRFSWAQGTDTILADEMGLGKTVQTIVFLYSLYKEGHSKGPYLVSAPLSTIINWEREFEMWAPDFYVVTYTGDKESRAVIRENEFTFEDSAVKTGRKVFRMKKDTAIKFHVLLTSYELITIDQTILGSINWACLVVDEAHRLKNNQSKFFRILNGYKIYYKLLLTGTPLQNNLEELFHLLNFLTPERFNNLDGFLEEFADISKEDQIKKLHDLLGPHMLRRLKADVFKNMPSKTELIVRVELSPMQKKYYKFILTRNFEALNSKGGGNQVSLLNIMMDLKKCCNHPYLFPVAAVEAPVLPNGSYDGNQLVKSSGKLTLLQKMLRKLKDEGHRVLIFSQMTKMLDLLEDFLEYEGYKYERIDGGITGGLRQEAIDRFNAPGAQQFCFLLSTRAGGLGINLATADTVIIYDSDWNPHNDIQAFSRAHRIGQNKKVMIYRFVTRASVEERITQVAKRKMMLTHLVVRPGLGSKTGSMSKQELDDILKFGTEELFKDEMEAAARAMGSHQKLCKNNGDIKDGDEGSVIHYDDNAISKLLDRSQNATEDTEIQNMNEYLSSFKVAQYVVKDEDAEEEPQREIIKQEENVDPDYWEKLLRHHYEQQQEDLARNLGKGKRIRKQVNYNDTSQEDQEWQDDLSDNHSEYSVGSEDEDEDFEERPEGGRRHSRRQLKSDRDKPLPPLLARVGGNIEVLGFNARQRKAFLNAIMRWGMPPQDAFNSHWLVRDLRGKSEKEFRAYVSLFMRHLCEPGADGAETFADGVPREGLSRQHVLTRIGVMSLVRKKVQEFEHVNGKYSTPDLIPIGLDLKKLTESLSSDPNTPVPASPAATPQPPGSPVPPEKMDSISGPAEDKEPTEQECKKLPELETHVSTESSSQVEKTDIAPDSDETANGSTEDKPVSSEESSEMTDIPSALIEPSINPKEPPSIHTELSSNQSSPKVEPCRETEKSLEKGDSDPAPAKPEEKELNPVVSDEAKSEDLLVHDGRLNGEKEAQEEMEEVRRELLEKNGFKMRFMFNIADGGFTELHTLWQNEERAAVSSGKMYDIWHRRHDYWLLAGIVTHGYARWQDIQNDPRYAIHNEPFKTEMHKGNYLEMKNKFLARRFKLLEQALVIEEQLRRAAYLNMTQDPSHPAMALNTRFAEVECLAESHQHLSKESLAGNKPANAVLHKGLSSPSVYTAAGLKHCLQTQHLVLNQLEELLSDMKADVTRLPNMLSRIPPVSSRLQMSERSILSRLTSRGNEPPPQQPFGQGSFACSQMYSTGFGGSFRGPAGEAMVNYSQMPLGPYVSVSNGPPPPSSHLDKKSCDHLRDVTTPDLKSGKPSDVICIED from the exons ATGCCTGGGTCGTTAATAAGCAATGAAGACGAGGGACAAGAGGACATGGATTTTGAAGACGAAATACCAG atgaggatgaggagggtcAACATAACACTGTCCCGCTCACACCTCTGGACAGCTTTTTCACTGACAACGACTCCCTCAAacaacagaagaagaagaaactcAAAAAGATGAAGGAGGGGAAGATGCCCAAAGTCAAGAAGAGGAAAAAGGAG ggaggaggaggtggaggagtaggAGGTGGTGGCAGTGACTTGAAGAAGCAGGCCCCTGAGCAGGAGGATGACCGTCCACTGCAGGGTCCAGAGATTGGCTCAGAGAGCGAGAGCAGCACCTACGCCCCTAccacaaagaagaagaagaaacctAAGGAGAAGAAACCCAAAcggaagaagagagaagaggaggaggaggatgacgatgatgatgatgacgaagaTGATGAAAATAATAAG GAGCCCAAGTCGTCCAGCCAGCTGATGCAGGAGTGGGGTCTGGAGGATGTGCAGTATGGCTTCACAGAGGAGGACTATACAACCCTCACCAACTACAAGGCCTTCAGCCAGTTCCTCAG GCCACTTATTGCCAAGAAGAACCCTAAGATCCCCATGTCAAAGATGATGACAGTGTTAGGGGCCAAGTGGCGAGAGTTCAGCGCTAACAACCCCTTCAAAGGCACCTCTGCAACTGCTGTGGCTGCTGCGGTGGCTGCTGCCGTGGAAACAGTCACCGTTGCCTCGCCCACCTCTGTCAAAGAGATCACTACACTGTCAAGTTCTCAGCCTGGGCAAATCAGAAAAGCCAAAACCAAAGATGGAAAGG GGCCTGGGGTTCGACGGAAAACAAAGACTGTAAAGGAGGTAAAGAAGAAAAGTAAAGGGAAGAAGACCAAATCAAAGAAGAAAGCATCCTCG AGTGAGGAGGACTTTGGGCTGGAGGAGTCGGACTTTGATGATGTCAGCATCCACAGTGCCTCGGTGCGCTCTGATACCTCGGGGAATGCCAAGAAGAAAGCCCGGAAGGGTCGGAAAAAAAGGAAAA GAGAGGATGGGGACGGCTATGAGACAGACCACCAGGACTACTGTGAGGTGTGCCAGCAGGGAGGGGAGATCATCCTGTGTGACACCTGTCCCAAAGCCTATCACCTGGTGTGTCTGGACCCTGAGCTGGAGAAAGCTCCCGAGGGCAAGTGGAGCTGCCCTCACTGT GAGAAGGAGGGCATCCAGTGGGAGGCCAAAGATGATgacgatgaggaagaggaggttgCGGTTGAGGAAGAGGACGACCACCTGGAGTTCTGCAGAGTGTGTAAAGACGGAGGGGAGCTGCTGTGCTGTGACACCTGCCCCTCCTCCTACCATATCCACTGCCTCAACCCTCCACTGCCTGAGATACCCAATGGGGAGTGGCTGTGCCCACGCTGCATG TGCACACCTCCGAAGGGGAAGGTACAGAGGATTCTCCACTGGATTTGGGGGGATCCCCCCTTACCCATGGAGGTGCCCCCTGGCCCCAATGGAGAGACTGTGGACCCGCTGGTACAGCCCCCCCTGAAGGGCCACCCGGAGAGGGAGCTGTTTGTCAAGTGGGCTGGTCTCTCCTACTGGCACTGCTCCTGGGTCAGTGAACTGCAG TTGGAGCTGTACCACGCGGTGATGTACCGTAACTACCAGCGTAAGAACGACATGGACGAGCCCCCTCCGTACGACTACGGCTCTGGGGAGGAGGAGCTGAACAACGAGAAGAGGAAGAGTAAAGACCCGCAGTACGCTGCCATGGAGGAGAGATTCTACCGCTACGGCATCAAGCCAGAGTGGATGGTCATCCACAGGATCCTCAACCACAG TTATGATAAGGATGGGGATGTGCACTACATGATCAAGTGGAGAGACCTGCCCTATGACCAGTGCACCTGGGAGGTGGATGACTTTGACGTCCCTGAGTATCACAACGCCAAACACTCCTATTGGGACCACAG GGAGCAGATGATTGGTGACGACCAGCGCCCTTTAGTTGTGAGAAAGGGAAAGAAGGgcaaagaggaggagaagaggagggagagagaaatcccTCCTAACGCTCCAATTATAGAT CCTACCATCAAGTTTGAACATCAACCCTGGTACATCAATGCCACTGGGGGAACCCTACACCCATACCAGCTGGAGGGGTTGAACTGGTTACGGTTCTCCTGGGCACAGGGCACAGACACTATCCTAGCAGACGAGATGGGCCTGGGCAAGACTGTCCAGACCATCGTGTTCCTCTACTCACTCTACAAGGAG GGTCACTCCAAAGGGCCATACCTGGTCAGTGCTCCCCTGTCCACCATCATCAACTGGGAGAGGGAGTTTGAGATGTGGGCCCCAGACTTCTACGTGGTCACCTACACTGGGGACAAAGAAAGCCGGGCGGTCATCAGGGAGAACGAGTTCACCTTCGAGGACAGTGCGGTCAAAACAGGCCGCAAGGTCTTCCGTATGAAG AAAGACACGGCCATCAAGTTCCATGTGTTGCTGACGTCATATGAGCTAATCACCATCGATCAGACCATTCTGGGCTCCATTAACTGGGCCTGTCTAGTGGTGGATGAGGCCCACAGACTGAAGAACAACCAGTCAAAG TTTTTCAGAATTCTCAATGGTTATAAGATCTACTATAAGCTACTACTGACTGGCACTCCTCTGCAGAACAACCTGGAGGAGCTGTTTCACCTGCTCAACTTCCTCACCCCAGAAAGATTCAA TAACCTGGATGGCTTCCTGGAGGAGTTTGCAGACATCTCCAAGGAGGACCAGATCAAGAAGCTGCATGATCTGTTGGGCCCACACATGCTCAGGAGACTGAAGGCTGACGTCTTCAAGAACATGCCTTCCAAGACAGAGCTCATTGTACGAGTGGAGCTCAGCCCCATGCAGAA GAAGTACTACAAGTTTATCCTGACGCGGAACTTTGAGGCGCTCAACTCCAAGGGCGGGGGCAACCAGGTGTCCCTGCTCAACATCATGATGGACCTGAAGAAGTGCTGCAACCACCCCTACCTGTTCCCCGTGGCAGCcgtg GAGGCACCAGTGTTACCCAATGGCTCTTATGATGGGAACCAGCTGGTCAAGTCCTCAGGTAAACTCACCCTGCTCCAGAAGATGCTAAGGAAACTCAAAGATGAAGGACACAGAGTTCTCATCTTCTCCCAGATGACTAAGATGCTGGATCTGCTTGAGGACTTTCTGGAATACGAGGGCTACAAATATGAACGCATTGATGGAGGCATCACAGGGGGACTACGACAGGAGGCTATCGACCGCTTCAACG CACCGGGTGCTCAGCAGTTCTGCTTCCTGCTCTCCACCCGAGCTGGAGGCTTGGGCATCAACCTGGCCACGGCAGACACCGTCATCATCTACGACTCAGACTGGAACCCTCACAACGATATCCAG GCATTCAGCAGGGCCCACCGTATAGGTCAGAATAAGAAGGTGATGATCTATCGCTTTGTGACGCGAGCTAGCGTGGAGGAGCGCATCACCCAGGTGGCCAAGAGGAAGATGATGCTGACCCACCTGGTGGTGAGGCCCGGCCTGGGCTCCAAGACCGGCTCCATGTCCAAACAGGAGCTGGACGACATCCTCAAGTTCGGCACCGAGGAGCTCTTCAAGGACGAGATGGAGGCAGCCGCACGGGCCATGGGTTCCCATCAAAAACTCTGTAAGAATAATG GGGACATAAAGGATGGAGATGAGGGCAGTGTCATTCACTATGATGACAATGCCATCTCCAAGCTGCTGGACCGTAGCCAGAATGCCACGGAGGACACTGAGATCCAGAACATGAACGAATACCTCAGCTCCTTCAAGGTGGCCCAGTACGTGGTCAAAGACGAGGACGCAGAG GAGGAGCCCCAGCGGGAGATCATTAAGCAGGAGGAGAATGTGGATCCAGACTATTGGGAGAAGCTGCTGAGGCACCATTATGAGCAGCAACAGGAGGATCTGGCCCGCAACCTGGGCAAAGGCAAACGCATCCGCAAGCAGGTCAACTACAACGACACGTCTCAGGAGGACCAAG AGTGGCAGGATGATCTTTCAGACAATCATTCCGAGTACTCCGTGGGGTCCGAGGACGAGGACGAAGATTTCGAGGAGAGGCCGGAAG GTGGGCGCAGGCATTCTCGCAGGCAGCTGAAGAGTGACAGGGACAAACCTCTGCCACCCCTGCTAGCGCGCGTAGGGGGCAACATCGAG GTGCTGGGGTTCAACGCCCGTCAGCGGAAGGCCTTCCTCAACGCTATCATGCGCTGGGGCATGCCTCCTCAGGACGCCTTCAACTCTCACTGGCTGGTCAGAGACCTGAGAGGGAAGAGTGAGAAAGAGTTCAG GGCCTACGTGTCCCTGTTCATGAGACATCTTTGTGAGCCCGGGGCAGACGGGGCGGAGACCTTTGCAGATGGGGTTCCACGAGAAGGGCTGTCCCGCCAGCATGTCCTCACCAGGATTGGGGTTATGTCTCTGGTCAGGAAAAAG GTCCAGGAGTTTGAGCATGTCAATGGGAAATACAGCACTCCAGACCTGATCCCTATTGGACTGGACCTGAAGAAACTGACTGAGAGTCTGTCCTCTGACCCCAACACCCCCGTCCCTGCTAGCCCTGCTGCCACACCCCAGCCTCCTGGAAGTCCTGTCCCACCAG AGAAGATGGACTCGATCTCAGGGCCTGCTGAAGACAAGGAGCCCACAGAACAGGAATGCAAGAAGCTACCAGAACTGGAG ACTCATGTTAGTACAGAGTCATCTTCCCAGGTAGAGAAGACGGACATCGCTCCTGACAGTGATGAGACAGCGAATGGCAGCACAGAGGACAAACCAGTCTCCTCAGAGGAGAGTAGTGAAATGACAGACATACCCTCCGCACTGATAGAGCCATCCATCAATCCTAAAGAGCCTCCTTCCATACATACAGAGCTGTCGTCCAATCAAAGCTCACCAAAAG TGGAGCCCTGTCGAGAGACAGAGAAGTCCTTAGAAAAAGGAGACAGTGATCCTGCCCCAGCCAAACCTGAGGAGAAGGAACTGAATCCAG TTGTTTCAGACGAGGCCAAGAGCGAGGACTTGCTCGTGCACGATGGACGGCTGAATGGAGAAAAAGAAGcacaggaggagatggaggaggtcaGGAGGGAATTACTGGAGAAGAATGGTTTCAAGATGAGGTTCATGTTCAACATTGCCGACGGAGGCTTCACAG AGCTGCACACCCTGTGGCAGAACGAGGAGCGGGCTGCCGTGTCATCTGGGAAGATGTATGACATCTGGCACCGTCGCCACGACTACTGGCTACTGGCTGGCATCGTAAC ACATGGCTATGCCCGCTGGCAGGACATTCAGAACGATCCACGCTATGCCATCCACAATGAGCCCTTCAAGACTGAGATGCACAAGGGAAATTACCTGGAGATGAAGAACAAGTTCCTGGCTCGTCGCTTTAAG CTGTTAGAGCAGGCTCTGGTGATAGAGGAGCAGTTGAGGAGGGCAGCGTACCTGAATATGACCCAGGACCCCAGCCACCCGGCCATGGCCCTGAACACTCGCTTTGCTGAGGTGGAGTGTCTGGCAGAGTCTCACCAGCATCTGTCCAAGGAGTCTCTGGCTGGAAACAAGCCGGCCAACGCCGTGCTGCACAAAGGTCTGTCATCTCCCAGTGTGTACACAGCAGCAGGACTTAAACACTGTCTACAAACTCAACATCTGG TACTGAACCAGCTGGAGGAGCTGCTGAGTGATATGAAGGCAGATGTGACGCGGCTTCCCAACATGTTGTCCCGGATCCCCCCAGTGTCTTCGCGTCTGCAGATGTCTGAGAGGAGCATCCTCAGCCGCCTCACCAGCCGCGGCAACGAACCTCCGCCCCAACAG CCGTTCGGCCAGGGCTCATTTGCCTGTTCCCAGATGTACAGCACTGGCTTTGGGGGCAGTTTCCGGGGGCCTGCAGGTGAGGCCATGGTCAACTATAGCCAGATGCCCCTGGGACCCTATGTCAGTG TGTCCAACGGCCCCCCACCCCCATCCAGCCACTTGGACAAGAAGTCCTGCGACCACCTGAGGGATGTCACCACCCCTGACCTTAAGTCAGGCAAGCCCAGTGATGTTATCTGTATTGAAGATTAG